In Halanaeroarchaeum sp. HSR-CO, one DNA window encodes the following:
- a CDS encoding Lrp/AsnC family transcriptional regulator gives MDDVDVKILKILQADGRTALSEIARRLEMGNATIHERVDSLEANGYIKEYRAVLEPELLDIDQVAFVHVRTDPGRFSSVAERLAEEPDVQEIHEVTGDFDLLLKVRVRERSELTELLTTVGGYDGVRDTSTDVALRSVKEDHSLNLEGV, from the coding sequence ATGGACGACGTCGACGTCAAGATCCTCAAAATTCTACAGGCAGACGGTCGGACCGCGCTTTCGGAGATCGCTCGACGTCTCGAGATGGGGAACGCGACCATCCACGAACGGGTCGATTCACTCGAGGCCAACGGGTACATCAAGGAGTACCGGGCCGTGCTCGAACCGGAGCTGTTGGACATCGATCAGGTCGCATTCGTGCACGTGCGGACGGACCCGGGCCGATTCTCGTCGGTCGCCGAGCGACTGGCCGAGGAACCCGACGTGCAGGAGATCCACGAGGTGACCGGTGACTTCGACCTCCTCCTCAAAGTCCGTGTGCGTGAGCGCAGCGAGTTGACCGAGTTACTCACGACCGTCGGCGGCTACGACGGCGTCCGGGACACGTCGACAGACGTGGCGCTCCGATCGGTGAAAGAGGACCACTCGCTGAACCTCGAGGGCGTATGA